Proteins found in one Nitrosopumilus maritimus SCM1 genomic segment:
- the carA gene encoding glutamine-hydrolyzing carbamoyl-phosphate synthase small subunit, with amino-acid sequence MLRVTISTKKSTHAKKFGKLIFDDGTVLDGEGFGYSTTVFGEIVFNTGMVGYTEALTDPSYKGQILTLTYPLVGNYGVPDPEVKDDDGIPKYFEANEIQARGLVIHELSHTASHWNLSMTLDEWMYNEKIPGIAEIDTRALTKKLRTSGVMMAALVVSDTEIDVEAVKKQLSEATNYNSEQFMDAVSTKEEKVYGNEEQTVVVIDTGAKFAIIRNVRELGYKVVVVPWNTSYEKIMSYNPKGIVLSSGPGDPQNCPATIETTKKLIENNIPTLGICLGAQIIGIAGNTETYKLKYGHRGQNKPCVNLETNQVYVTSQNHGYGIKPESLEKSDFNLWFTNADDKTVEGIKHKTKRCIAVQFHPEAAPGPFDCKYVFEELKELMEK; translated from the coding sequence TTGCTGAGGGTCACAATATCCACAAAGAAATCAACTCACGCAAAAAAGTTTGGAAAGCTCATTTTTGATGATGGAACTGTTCTTGACGGTGAAGGATTCGGATATTCGACGACTGTTTTTGGTGAAATTGTGTTCAATACTGGAATGGTTGGGTATACAGAAGCACTAACTGACCCATCCTACAAAGGCCAAATTCTTACACTAACTTATCCACTTGTTGGAAATTATGGAGTTCCCGATCCAGAAGTTAAAGATGACGATGGAATTCCAAAATATTTTGAAGCCAATGAAATCCAAGCTAGAGGTCTTGTAATACATGAACTATCTCATACTGCAAGTCACTGGAATCTATCCATGACTTTGGATGAATGGATGTACAATGAAAAAATTCCAGGAATTGCTGAAATTGATACTAGGGCATTAACAAAAAAACTTAGAACTAGTGGTGTCATGATGGCTGCTCTAGTAGTCTCAGATACTGAGATTGATGTAGAAGCAGTCAAAAAACAGCTTTCTGAGGCTACAAATTACAATTCTGAACAGTTTATGGATGCAGTATCCACCAAGGAAGAAAAAGTCTATGGAAACGAAGAGCAGACAGTTGTTGTAATTGACACTGGTGCAAAATTTGCAATTATTAGAAATGTTAGAGAACTTGGTTACAAAGTAGTTGTTGTCCCATGGAATACTTCATATGAAAAAATAATGTCATACAATCCAAAAGGAATTGTTTTGAGCAGTGGTCCTGGTGATCCTCAAAACTGTCCTGCAACAATTGAAACAACTAAAAAATTAATTGAAAATAATATACCAACACTTGGAATTTGTCTTGGTGCACAAATAATTGGAATTGCAGGAAACACTGAAACTTACAAACTAAAGTATGGACACCGTGGACAAAACAAACCATGTGTTAACTTGGAGACAAATCAAGTCTATGTCACAAGTCAAAATCATGGTTATGGAATAAAACCTGAATCCCTTGAAAAATCTGATTTTAATTTATGGTTTACAAATGCTGATGACAAAACAGTCGAAGGAATAAAACACAAAACAAAGAGGTGTATTGCAGTACAATTTCATCCTGAAGCTGCACCTGGTCCTTTTGATTGCAAGTATGTTTTTGAAGAACTAAAGGAACTAATGGAGAAATAA
- the carB gene encoding carbamoyl-phosphate synthase (glutamine-hydrolyzing) large subunit → MPKNESLNKILVLGSGAIKIGEAGEFDYSGSQCLKAIHEDGLKSVLINPNIATIQTDTRFADQVYLLPVNPQYVESVVEKERPDGIMLAYGGQTALNCGVKLEEAGILQKYGVKVLGTQVQGIKNTEDRQLFKDQMTEAGVPVLKSKTVTNVDDAKKVAEELNYPVIVRVAYTLGGRGGGIAHNEIELHEIVERGLNASLVGQVLVEEYIGHWKQIEYEVMQDYDGNNVIVCNMENVLSMKVHTGDNIVVAPSQTINNHEYHMLRSAALRATKHVGIVGECNIQYALDSDSDRYVAIEINPRLSRSSALASKATGYPLAYMSAKIGLGYSLSELVNRITKSTTACFEPSLDYVVCKHPRWDFSKFEQVNRKLGVTMKSVGEVMAVGRTFEESLQKAIRMLAIGNDGLVLNRANGKKYTEEEIEFKLSHHDDEILYNVAIALKMGISVERIYKLSAIDPWFIDKIQNILNAEAKIKESELDKSLMWDIKKLGFSDNQIARAKGSTPDEVREIRKELGVVPSVKQIDTLAAEWPAVTNYLYLTYGGHSHDIEIPKDDPGIVVVGAGPYRIGSSVEFDWGTVNMVWGLQENGEKNVSVVNCNPETVSTDYDICTRLYFEELTQERLLDITDFENPKGVITCVGGQTANNLTPGLAERGINILGTSAKDVDRAEDRSKFSAELDKLHIGQPRWQAFSNLNEAKSFAQEVGFPVIVRPSYVLSGAAMKVVWSQEELKTYVKEATDVSPDHPVVISKFMLNSLEVDVDGISNGKEVVIGAIVEHIDSAGVHSGDAMMCIPPWRLSNKIIETITDYTKRIALTFNVKGPFNLQFLINNDQVYVIELNIRASRSMPFVSKLVKMNLISLASKAILDKPLPKIPENKWQKIHNYGIKVPQFSFMQLDGADIALGVEMQSTGEAACFGNSFHDALAKGLTSVGIKLPQTGTAVVTVGGTENKEKLLSSIAKLKQLGFKIMATEHTAEFFEEKVGGIEIIHKISEPERLPNIADMLYERKIDFIINIPSTSTIEKYVGMLDDEYQIRRKAIELGIPVLTTIELADSFVKTLEWLQHNETTKDPIEPYDPIE, encoded by the coding sequence ATGCCAAAAAACGAATCACTAAACAAAATTCTTGTTTTGGGTAGTGGCGCCATTAAAATTGGTGAAGCCGGAGAATTTGATTATTCTGGAAGTCAGTGTCTTAAAGCAATTCATGAAGACGGACTCAAAAGCGTTCTAATTAATCCAAACATTGCAACAATTCAAACTGATACAAGATTTGCAGACCAAGTGTATCTTTTACCTGTTAATCCACAATATGTTGAATCTGTTGTAGAAAAAGAAAGACCTGATGGAATCATGTTGGCCTATGGTGGTCAGACTGCACTGAATTGTGGTGTTAAACTAGAAGAAGCGGGAATTTTGCAAAAATATGGTGTCAAAGTGCTTGGAACTCAGGTTCAAGGTATCAAAAATACTGAAGATAGGCAGCTTTTCAAGGATCAAATGACTGAAGCAGGCGTTCCTGTACTCAAGAGTAAAACTGTGACTAATGTCGATGATGCAAAGAAGGTAGCAGAGGAACTGAACTACCCTGTCATTGTCCGAGTAGCCTATACCCTAGGAGGTCGTGGCGGAGGAATTGCCCATAATGAAATTGAACTCCATGAAATCGTTGAACGTGGTCTTAATGCAAGTCTTGTAGGCCAAGTTCTAGTTGAAGAATACATTGGTCATTGGAAACAAATCGAATATGAAGTAATGCAAGACTATGATGGCAATAATGTAATTGTCTGTAACATGGAAAATGTTCTTTCAATGAAAGTTCACACTGGTGATAACATTGTAGTTGCACCTTCTCAAACAATCAACAACCATGAATATCACATGTTGCGTTCAGCTGCGTTACGTGCAACAAAACATGTTGGAATTGTTGGTGAATGTAATATTCAATATGCATTAGATTCAGATTCAGACAGATATGTTGCAATCGAAATCAACCCTCGTCTATCTCGTTCTTCTGCACTTGCAAGTAAAGCTACAGGCTATCCACTTGCATACATGTCTGCAAAAATTGGATTAGGTTATAGTTTGTCTGAACTAGTAAACAGAATTACAAAAAGTACAACTGCATGCTTTGAGCCTTCACTTGATTATGTTGTTTGCAAACATCCAAGATGGGACTTTTCAAAGTTTGAACAAGTCAATAGAAAACTTGGAGTTACGATGAAATCCGTTGGTGAAGTCATGGCAGTTGGACGAACATTTGAAGAATCATTACAAAAAGCAATCAGAATGCTTGCAATTGGAAATGATGGATTGGTATTGAATCGTGCTAATGGCAAAAAATACACTGAAGAAGAAATTGAATTCAAATTATCTCATCATGATGATGAGATTTTGTACAATGTTGCAATTGCCTTGAAAATGGGGATTTCAGTTGAGAGAATCTACAAACTTTCTGCAATTGATCCTTGGTTCATTGATAAAATACAAAATATCCTTAACGCGGAGGCCAAAATCAAGGAATCTGAACTAGACAAATCCTTGATGTGGGATATCAAAAAACTAGGCTTCTCTGATAATCAAATTGCCCGTGCAAAAGGAAGCACTCCTGATGAAGTGCGTGAAATACGCAAGGAATTAGGCGTGGTTCCATCTGTAAAGCAGATTGACACCCTTGCAGCAGAATGGCCTGCAGTTACCAATTATCTATACCTAACATATGGTGGACACTCTCATGACATTGAAATTCCAAAAGATGATCCAGGAATTGTTGTAGTTGGTGCGGGACCATATAGAATCGGTAGTAGCGTAGAGTTTGATTGGGGAACAGTAAACATGGTTTGGGGATTGCAAGAGAATGGAGAAAAGAATGTCTCAGTTGTAAACTGTAATCCTGAAACAGTATCAACTGATTATGATATCTGTACAAGACTGTACTTTGAAGAACTTACACAAGAAAGATTACTTGACATTACTGACTTTGAGAATCCAAAAGGAGTCATTACATGTGTAGGTGGACAAACAGCAAACAATCTGACTCCTGGACTAGCAGAACGTGGAATCAATATTTTAGGAACATCAGCAAAAGATGTTGACAGAGCTGAAGACCGTTCAAAGTTTAGTGCAGAATTAGATAAACTACACATTGGTCAACCAAGATGGCAAGCGTTCTCAAACCTTAATGAAGCAAAATCATTTGCACAAGAAGTGGGATTTCCTGTAATAGTTAGACCATCTTATGTTTTATCTGGAGCTGCAATGAAAGTAGTTTGGTCGCAAGAAGAACTCAAAACATATGTCAAAGAAGCAACTGATGTATCCCCTGATCATCCGGTTGTAATTTCAAAATTCATGTTAAACTCATTAGAAGTTGATGTTGATGGAATCAGTAATGGAAAAGAAGTTGTTATTGGCGCAATAGTTGAACATATTGATTCAGCTGGTGTACACTCTGGTGATGCAATGATGTGTATTCCTCCATGGAGATTAAGCAACAAAATTATCGAAACAATTACTGATTATACTAAACGAATTGCATTGACCTTTAATGTTAAAGGGCCATTTAACCTGCAATTCTTGATAAACAATGATCAAGTCTATGTTATAGAACTGAACATACGTGCATCACGTTCTATGCCATTTGTCTCAAAATTAGTCAAAATGAACCTAATTTCACTTGCCTCAAAGGCTATTTTGGACAAACCGTTACCTAAAATCCCTGAAAACAAGTGGCAGAAAATCCATAATTATGGAATCAAAGTTCCACAATTTTCATTCATGCAGCTAGATGGTGCAGACATTGCATTGGGTGTAGAGATGCAGTCTACTGGTGAAGCTGCTTGCTTTGGAAATAGCTTCCATGATGCACTTGCAAAAGGTTTGACATCAGTTGGAATCAAACTACCTCAAACTGGAACTGCAGTTGTTACTGTTGGGGGAACAGAAAACAAGGAGAAATTATTATCTTCAATTGCAAAACTAAAACAATTAGGATTCAAGATTATGGCAACAGAACATACTGCAGAATTCTTTGAAGAAAAAGTTGGTGGTATAGAAATCATTCACAAGATTTCAGAACCTGAACGTCTACCAAACATTGCAGATATGCTTTATGAAAGGAAGATAGACTTTATCATAAACATCCCAAGTACTTCTACAATTGAAAAATATGTTGGAATGCTTGATGATGAATATCAAATTAGAAGAAAGGCAATTGAACTTGGAATTCCAGTGCTAACTACAATAGAACTTGCTGATTCATTTGTTAAGACCCTTGAATGGTTACAACATAATGAAACAACAAAAGATCCTATTGAACCATATGACCCTATTGAATAA